Below is a genomic region from Luteolibacter flavescens.
GGTCGGAGGTCGGAGGTCGGAGGTCGGAGGTCGGAGGTCGGAGGTCGGAGGTCGGAGGTCGGAGGTCGGAGGTCGGAAGTCCGACCCCTGACCCCTGACCCCTGACCCCTGACCCCTGACCCCTGACCCCTGACCCCTGACCCCTGACCCCTGACCCCTGACCGACACTCGCCGGCTAAAGCCAGCGCTCCGCCTCCGGCTTGCTGTTGCATCCTGCACCTCGTGTGTTCGTGCATCGTGCATTCCGTGCGTGGGCGAAAGGACCGACCCACGCAGCTATCGGGAATGCTGGCCCTGCGCACGTGGCCCTGCATCTGCGAGGGGGAGAATTTCCACGTCACGCCACGCCATACCCTTCCGGCCACTCCTCTCCACTCCGCTCCCCGGCATTCGCCTCATCCCATGTCCACTCCCGGCCCCGCCCGTCTCCCCGCCCGCAAGCGCCGCTCCGCCTCCGACTCGTTGTCGGGCATCTTCGCCGTCTGCCTGGTATCCGCCCTCATGGTGGGGCTGTACTTCGGAAAGGACGTGCTGATCCCGCTCGCGCTGGCGGTGCTGATCACCTTCCTGCTGACGCCGCTGGTGAACAAGATCCAGCGCTGGATCGGCAATGTGGCGGCCACCCTCGCGGCGATGTTCCTCATCCTCGCCACCACCGTTTCGCTCGCGTGGATGGTGGGGAATCAGGCGGTGGACCTCGCGGAGCAGCTACCCGGGTACAAGGAGAATATCCGCACAAAGCTGCGCTCCTTCCAGATCCCCTCCGGCGGCGTGCTCAGCCGGCTTTCCGAGACCTTTGAGGACCTGAAGAAAGACCTGCCCGGGATGGCCGACCAGGGCGGGGAGGGCGGGGAGGGCGGGGAGGGTCAGGCGGGCGGCACTCCCACGGCGCAACAGCCGATGCCCGTGGAGGTGGTGAAGGGCGCGGGCCAGCCGGGCTCCATGGATACGGTGCAGACGATGCTCGCCCAGGTGGCCGGGCCGCTGGGCACGGGCGCGATGGTCTTCCTGCTCGCCACCTTCATGCTGCTGAAGCGCGAAGACCTGCGCTCCCGCCTGCTGCGACTCATCGGCCAGGGACGCATCAGTGCGACCACCCGGGCATTCGACGAGGCGGGCACGCGGGTGCGGAAGTACCTGCTGATGCAGCTCGTCATCAATGTGACGTACGGCATCCCGCTGGCCATCGGCCTGTATTTCATCGGCGTGCCGAATGCCGTGCTATGGGGTGCGCTGGCAGCGGGCCTGCGCTTCATCCCCTACATCGGCCCGTGGATCGCGGCGGCCTTCCCCGTGCTGCTGTCGCTGGCGGTCTCGCGGGATTGGAATACGCCGCTGCTCACCATCGGGCTCTTCGTGGTGCTGGAGCTGGTGAGCAACAACGTGCTGGAGCCGTGGCTCTATGGCACCAGCACGGGGGTCTCGCCCGTGGCGCTCATCGTCTCGGCGGTCTTTTGGACATGGATGTGGGGCACGGCGGGGCTGGTGCTTTCCACGCCCTTCACCGTGTGCCTGGTGGTGATGGGCCGCCACATCCCGCAGCTCTCCTTCCTCAGCGTGATGCTGGGCGAGGAGGAGGCACTGACCCCGGCGGACGATTGCTACCAGCGGCTGCTGCGGCAGGGTGAGCACGATGAGATGGAGCTGGCCGAGTCCTACCTGCGGACGAAGCCGCTGGCCGAGCTCTACGACAGCATGCTCATCCCCGTGATGATCGCCGCCGAGCGCGACCACCGCGACAGCTCCATCGACCGCGACCAGCGGAACCAGATCGTGCAGGCCATGGGCGAGCTCGTGGAGGATCTCTCCGAGCGCCCCACCGCGCTGGACACCGGCGTGAAGGAGGATGCCACCGCGGTGGATTGCCTGGTGAGCTGCCTGGCGGCCCGCGCCGAGCGGGACGAGATGGCCGGCAGCATGCTGGTGCATGTATTGAAGCAGCAGCGCTTCGAGGCAAAGCAGCTCCCCGCCCGCCGCGTGGTCAGCGAGATCCTCGGTGCCCTGCGCCGCGATGAGCCGGACTTGGTGTGCATCTCCGCCGTGGCCCCCTCCACCACCGGCCACGCCCGCACGCTCTGCCGCCGGGTGCGCGACGCCTTCCCCGACGTGAAGATCGCCGTGGGCCTGTGGGGAAAGGAGAGCGACATGCTGGGCGACGACACCACCTCGCTGAAGGAAGCCGGGGCGGACGAGGTCTTCACCTCCATCGCCGATATGACGGCCTACGCGAAGCGCCTCGCCTCCGCCCTCGCCCGGGAGACCGTGCCCGCCTCGCGCCCGGCGAATGAGGAGGAGCGCCTGGTCACGCTGGACGGCCTCGGCCTGGTGAATCCGGAGCGCGAGCCGGTGCTGGACCACGTGACGGCAAAGCTGGCCCGCGTCTTCGACGTGCCCATGGCGGCCATCACGCTCGTGGACCGGGACCGCCAGTGGTTCAAGTCCCACGTGGGCCTGCCCTCGGAGCTGGATGAGGAAGGCGGCACCCCGCGGGACCTCTCCATCTGCGGGCATGTCGTGGCCGCGGATGACATGGTGGTGGTGCGCGACCTCAAGCGCGACCGGCGCTTCGCGAAGAACCCCATCGTCGTGGAGCACGGCATCCGCTTCTACGCCGGAGCGCCCATCCGCGTGGCGAATGGCCAGACGATCGGCGCGCTCTGCCTGATGGACACCGAGCCGCGCCAACTGAACCGCCAGGAAAGCCGCCTGCTCCAGGCAAACGCCGCCGAGATCGCCGAAGAACTCGAACGCCTCGCGGAAGTCACCACGTGAGATGAGATCACCCGCGGGGGCGGATCGCTTTCCCGGAGGTGGAGGCTTTCCGGGAGGTGATGTTTGAATTCATGTGTTCATTCATCACCCCGCGTGATGGCCGCCATCCGGGTCCCTCGCTACTCCGCTACTCCGGTATCCTATGGATACCGGAGTAGCGGAGTAACGGAGTCCTCCACACCGCTCCGCCTGCGACTCCGCTCCGGTAGTGGAGCGGAGTTCCCTGGAAGGATCATTTCGCTTCGTAGGGGAAAGGCTTCCATCAAGCCGGTGAAGCCCTTTGCTCCGATGCTCCGCCGCGGTGTGTCCGCCGGTCGGGAGCCCGGGTCCATTCCGCTATTCCGGTATCTAAAGATATACCGGAATAGCGGAATCGCTGGCGGATTCACCGGGCAGGCGGCGTGGTGATCGACTGCCAGATCAGTGCCGCGGTCTCGATGCCGAATTCCTCATCGAGATCGTCGCGGTTCACGATGAACCAATCCTGGGTGACGGCGTGGACCCGATGCGAGGCGACGAAGAGGTCCGCCGTCCTGCGTGCCGGGGCCGGCCATTCCCGGGAGGCGGACTCGAGGTGCGCCAGCTTCCGCAGCCATCCGGTGATGAGTGCATGCCGCCCGTCGTGAGGGAGCTTCACCGAGGA
It encodes:
- a CDS encoding AI-2E family transporter, with amino-acid sequence MSTPGPARLPARKRRSASDSLSGIFAVCLVSALMVGLYFGKDVLIPLALAVLITFLLTPLVNKIQRWIGNVAATLAAMFLILATTVSLAWMVGNQAVDLAEQLPGYKENIRTKLRSFQIPSGGVLSRLSETFEDLKKDLPGMADQGGEGGEGGEGQAGGTPTAQQPMPVEVVKGAGQPGSMDTVQTMLAQVAGPLGTGAMVFLLATFMLLKREDLRSRLLRLIGQGRISATTRAFDEAGTRVRKYLLMQLVINVTYGIPLAIGLYFIGVPNAVLWGALAAGLRFIPYIGPWIAAAFPVLLSLAVSRDWNTPLLTIGLFVVLELVSNNVLEPWLYGTSTGVSPVALIVSAVFWTWMWGTAGLVLSTPFTVCLVVMGRHIPQLSFLSVMLGEEEALTPADDCYQRLLRQGEHDEMELAESYLRTKPLAELYDSMLIPVMIAAERDHRDSSIDRDQRNQIVQAMGELVEDLSERPTALDTGVKEDATAVDCLVSCLAARAERDEMAGSMLVHVLKQQRFEAKQLPARRVVSEILGALRRDEPDLVCISAVAPSTTGHARTLCRRVRDAFPDVKIAVGLWGKESDMLGDDTTSLKEAGADEVFTSIADMTAYAKRLASALARETVPASRPANEEERLVTLDGLGLVNPEREPVLDHVTAKLARVFDVPMAAITLVDRDRQWFKSHVGLPSELDEEGGTPRDLSICGHVVAADDMVVVRDLKRDRRFAKNPIVVEHGIRFYAGAPIRVANGQTIGALCLMDTEPRQLNRQESRLLQANAAEIAEELERLAEVTT